In one Silene latifolia isolate original U9 population chromosome 10, ASM4854445v1, whole genome shotgun sequence genomic region, the following are encoded:
- the LOC141605404 gene encoding psbP domain-containing protein 4, chloroplastic, with protein MASTICSSPSCFTWKNKRHQSFYNHNQNSQSFIVQSSLSSESETLFDGDVSEKFSSGLVKRRTMVVLPLVSSMTALGFPGQGLGVVKQGLLAGRVPGLSEPDDQGWRTYRRPDDKSGGHGVGWSPIIPYLFKVPSEWDEVPVSIADLGGTEIDLRFANPKQGRLSVIVAPVLRFSDNLGDNVTIGDVGPPEKVISAFGPEVIGENVDGKVLRTEVAEHSGRKYYQFELEPPHVLITATAAGNRLYLFSVTGNGLQWKRHYPDLRKIAESFRVV; from the exons ATGGCATCAACAATATGCAGTAGCCCTTCTTGTTTTACCTGGAAGAACAAGAGACACCAAAGTTTCTATAATCATAATCAAAATTCCCAGAGCTTCATTGTTCAATCATCATTGAGTTCAGAATCAGAAACATTGTTTGATGGCGATGTATCGGAGAAGTTTTCTTCAGGGTTAGTGAAGAGAAGAACAATGGTTGTGCTTCCATTGGTTTCCTCTATGACAGCTTTGGGATTTCCAGGACAGGGTTTAGGTGTTGTTAAACAAGGGCTCCTTGCTGGAAGAGTACCTGGATTGTCAGAGCCTGATGATCAAg GTTGGAGAACATACCGGAGACCAGATGATAAGTCAGGAGGCCATGGTGTTGGATGGAGTCCAATTATTCCTTATCTTTTCAAAGTCCCTAGTGAGTGGGATGAG GTTCCTGTCTCGATTGCAGATCTAGGCGGCACAGAAATTGATCTCAGATTTGCAAACCCTAAACAAGGCCGCCTTTCCGTCATTGTTGCTCCTGTTCTCAGATTTTCTGATA ATCTTGGTGACAACGTCACAATTGGAGATGTAGGACCGCCTGAGAAAGTGATCAGTGCCTTTGGACCAGAAGTTATAGGAGAAAATGTAGATGGCAAAGTACTACGCACAGAAGTAGCAGAGCATTCAGGACGAAAATATTACCAGTTCGAGTTGGAACCACCTCATGTTTTGATCACAGCTACTGCAGCTGGAAATCGGCTTTATCTTTTCTCAGTCACTGGAAATG GTCTTCAGTGGAAGAGACACTACCCAGATCTGAGAAAAATAGCTGAATCTTTCCGTGTTGTATGA
- the LOC141607332 gene encoding putative glutathione S-transferase parC, with product METTSDEIKILDFWISPFCMRVKIALEEKGITEYECLQEDPYVHKTVLLREMNPVHNRLPVLIHNGKPICESLIIVEYIDEVWKDNSSMLLPVDPFLKSRARFLAHFIDTKLMSVGMKLSRAKGEAEIAKKEFIECLKLLEAELGDKPYFGGNNFGYLDIALIPDYSWFYTYETCAQFSIQAECPELIAWANRCMQRPSVQRSLPNPVQVYNYVLERNRNLGLA from the exons ATGGAGACGACATCCGATGAAATTAAGATATTAGATTTTTGGATTAGTCCGTTTTGCATGAGAGTCAAAATTGCACTTGAAGAAAAAGGTATTACGGAGTATGAATGTTTACAAGAGGACCCGTATGTTCATAAAACCGTACTTCTACGGGAGATGAATCCGGTTCACAACCGACTTCCGGTTTTAATCCATAATGGGAAACCAATATGCGAGTCCTTAATAATAGTGGAGTATATTGATGAAGTGTGGAAGGATAATTCTTCTATGTTGCTTCCGGTTGATCCTTTTTTGAAGTCACGAGCTAGGTTTTTGGCTCATTTTATTGATACCAAG TTGATGAGCGTGGGAATGAAGTTATCCAGAGCCAAAGGTGAAGCAGAAATAGCAAAGAAGGAATTCATAGAATGCCTAAAACTGTTGGAGGCGGAACTTGGTGACAAGCCTTATTTTGGAGGCAACAACTTTGGATATTTGGACATTGCATTAATTCCAGATTATAGCTGGTTTTATACTTATGAAACTTGCGCACAATTTAGCATCCAGGCAGAGTGCCCTGAACTCATTGCATGGGCCAATAGATGCATGCAACGACCCAGTGTTCAACGTTCTCTTCCTAATCCTGTCCAAGTTTATAATTACGTTCTTGAACGTAATCGTAACCTTGGATTAGCTTAA